A single genomic interval of Rhododendron vialii isolate Sample 1 chromosome 3a, ASM3025357v1 harbors:
- the LOC131320988 gene encoding uncharacterized protein LOC131320988, whose amino-acid sequence MRQQLKREKKQEGMNREEVNIVHGEGDEFEDDEVEHVGSRNRPHVLGPLDRHTEINPCSSDTTTSGFKKIKQPNITDAIWKKRSHEVSQYLARWVYEAGIPFHAVDNNSFKRFVEAVSQFGPGYQPPSQYQLRELLLKEEVDKTKKLLKKQEEEWALTGYSIMTDAWTDRKRRSIMDLCVICKQGTCFLSSKEDSEASHTRVYIFKYVDKFIEDIGAQNVVQVVTDNASNNMATADLLKIKRPNIFWTSCGTHTINLMLEGIGKQSKFKGTIDKAKAFIIFVHAHHNSLAIMRK is encoded by the coding sequence ATGAGACAGCAactaaaaagagagaagaagcaAGAAGGCATGAATCGGGAGGAAGTTAATATAGTACATGGAGAAGGTGATGAATTTGAAGATGATGAAGTTGAGCACGTAGGTTCAAGGAACAGGCCCCACGTTCTTGGTCCCCTAGATAGACATACAGAGATCAATCCCTGTTCTTCTGACACGACTACGAGTGGATTCAAGAAGATAAAACAACCAAACATAACTGATGCAATTTGGAAGAAGAGGAGTCATGAAGTGAGTCAATACTTGGCTCGATGGGTGTACGAAGCCGGTATTCCATTTCATGCCgtagacaataatagtttcaaACGTTTTGTTGAAGCGGTTAGCCAATTTGGACCGGGATACCAACCTCCAAGCCAATACCAACTAAGGGAGCTATTGTTGAAGGAGGAGGtggataaaacaaaaaaattactcaagaAGCAAGAAGAAGAGTGGGCTTTGACAGGTTATTCTATCATGACGGATGCTTGGACCGatcgaaagaggagaagcatTATGGACTTGTGTGTTATTTGTAAGCAAGGgacttgttttctttcttcgAAGGAAGATTCGGAGGCATCACACACGAGGGTGTATATCTTTAAATACGTTGACAAGTTCATTGAAGATATTGGGGCACAAAATGTAGTCCAAGTAGTCACGGATAATGCATCCAACAATATGGCAACGGCGGATTTGCTAAAGATCAAAAGGCCTAACATATTTTGGACCTCATGCGGCACCCACACGATAAATCTCATGCTTGAAGGAATCGGTAAGCAATCCAAGTTTAAAGGAACTATTGATAAGGCCAAGGCGTTCATTATTTTTGTTCATGCTCATCATAATTCATTGGCGATAATGAGAAAATAA